Within the Malaclemys terrapin pileata isolate rMalTer1 chromosome 24, rMalTer1.hap1, whole genome shotgun sequence genome, the region ATGCCCTGTGGAAGGGAGACCTTCCTGCCATGGCCTGTCTTAACCCAGCACCCCAGATCCATGGGTCTGAAGGCCCGGCAGTCTGCTAAGGGAAAGGGGTGAAGAGGACAGAATGGGAAAGGCCCAAGTGTTTGGCTCTCAACAGGCCTGAGAGGGCCAAGAGGCAGATGCCAAGAAGGAACAGACTTACTCCTCCCCTGTAGGCTCGTGGGGCATTGGACTACACAGCGTTCCAGCCCAGAGGGCATGCAGGCAGAGGCACTGCAGTGGAAATATACCTGGAAGCAGAGAGAATTCATGCTTGGCAAGGATGGattaagggggggtgggggggatctgcATCAGAGGGTCActggcctccctccaccccaagaaCTTCCAGCTCATGACAGCCACAGGAGAGACATCCAGCCAGCTACAGTAATGGGATTCTTTGCCTCCTGCAGAGCCCTTCAGAGCAGAAACTTTTGTCATGCAGTTGCACAAAGCATGGGGCTTTGCAGCGAAGGCCAGGAGACTGGCCTGCAGGGTCATGATTGGCTCCAGACCCTGGATGGGGTCGGCTTTAGGCCAGGCAAGCCAGTGCTGGTCACACTAGGCTAAATTAGGATCTTCTGTCCACTCAGGTGCTCCCCCACCCAGCTgccaggagaggggcaggcagcaaGATAGCTTCAGGTCAGTCTCTGCTCCATTTGCGGGAGGATCCCTCACCCACTGGCTTGGCCAGGGCAAGTCCCAGGACTAATCCCTTCCCGGGAGTGGGACCATACCGGGCCTGAGAGCGCTCGCTGGGAGGTGGTGTCCACAAAGGTGAAAGTGCTGACAATGAAGCGCTGATGGTGAGATGGGAACTGCAGCCCTGAGGCCTCGCTCACAGGCACCAGCTGGGTCTGGTAGTTGTCACCTTCATAAGGGCACCTGGAAGGGCACAAGCAGGGATGGGTTGAGGCTTCTTACCTGGCAGTCACTGCCCTGCTCCCATCCCTGCCCACTCACTCACCCATCCACAAGGATCGGCCActctggctgctgcagtgggttggtgctcggggtggcccaGCACTGGTGCAGGACTAGAGCCAGGCTTGGGTCTGTTCTCTGGAGGATACGGACCTCCACGTGCACAGGGTCCCGGAGAAACTTCACCACTGGGTACTCACGGTCTGTGTAGTAGGTGCTGTAATGCTCGTCTGCAGCAAGAATGAAGTGAGATGACCACGTCCTGCAGTGACTGGATCACTGATTTCATGGGGGGCTTGGCAGGGCAAGTGTTGGGGCAGAATCACCCACTTCCCCTGGTTCCTATTCTCCTCCTGGTGACCAGATCCCACTGGTATTGGCCAAGTGTCTGAACCATGCCCTGGGGCCTAGCTGGGACACTGGGAGGCAGACCAGGAAAGTCATCTCCCTGAAGGGCCAGagaccagtgcagctgtgccaagaGACCAACCAGGCTGGCTTGGCCAGGACCTAGatttccttccctcccagtgGGTACAGTTGCTCTGGGAACAGAGCCACCCCCACCATCCAGGCAggtgtctccccccctccctcccccaaggagcAGTGATCCAAGTCTTCAGTGCCACTCAGCAGCCCAAGGGTCCCATGTCACCCTCGGGGCAAGCCATGCATGGAAGTGGGCCAGACACTTAAATGTTTCAGCAGCATCTCAGGTGCTTGGCAGGCCTATGTGCAGTCACCTGTAGCAAGCCTCATCTCCAAGGCTAGGGGTCCCTGCCCAACTGCAGGGGGCGGTGGAGGAAGGGTGGAGACCACAACATTCACAGGGAGGAAGTCCTCAGCCGAGTAGCTGCAGCGGATGGTCAGCCTGGGTGGGGAAAGAGGCCAGACAGCTGGTCCCCTCTGGACTCTCCGAGAGCACACTCAGATGACAGGCTGAGACCTTGTCATCAGTGAGTGGCGAGtgcctgccccccctccctttAATTGCAGGGGATCAGGTGGCCTCCCCCAGCAGGATGAGATCCAGGCAGGGAGCTCAGCAGTGGGTTGAGCATGCCAGTGCACATCCCCTAGCCCTCCCTGGGAGGGGAGGTTCCCCCTAGGTAGGGGACCCAAACTCTGCTTGACTGACAAGGGGCCCCCTCCCTTTCCAGCAGAGGCCTCCAAGCTTTGCCAGGCCTGTTACCTGAAGGTGCTGTCCCGAGTGATGGAGCCAGAACGGGAGGTAAGCACTTGGCGGTCTGCTACCAGCTCATTCTCATACACCCACTGATCTCCAGAtgcctgcagagggaggaggagaagaagaaaggcTGGACACACAAGAAAGTCCTTCCCATTGGAAAGCTTCTCAGAGCTGCTGAGTTCTTGTGCAAGGAAGAATTCACATGTGGGAGCCAGCTCAAACCTCCACAGCCAACAGGTCCAAGATCTAATGGCCCAGGCTGTGCCCCCCCACTACCCCTCTTTTGCAGGAGTCAGGTCTTGAGGGGATGTGACTGGAGCCAGTCTGCATAGGAGAGGCCCAGCCCAACTTTGCTCATGTTCTCAAGCGGACCAGAAACTGGTCAATATACTAGCCCTCCCCCTGACCTAGAATCTCAGGTGGCATTCCAGGACTAGTACACCCCAGTGTGCACATGCCACTAGACCACCAGCTACACCAAACAGGCTGTTTTCATGGCCAGTCTATAGTACAGCTTCCAGAGACACTAAGCTCATTCCATGTAGGGACCCAGACAGAGCAATGGGCCCCATGTCCCCTCTTTTCCTGCCCATAGGTCCCTTTGCCTCAAGGCGATTTGGCCTTTCCATGAACCACTTTCACAAGCATTAGCAGCTGCTAGGGAGCAGGGTCTGTAGGCTGCTTGTGCGTCATCACAGCTCCGCATTAGCAGAGCTGTAGGGCCCAAACCTTGGGAGACCACCTGTAAGCAGAGGCTGTAGGCTCAGCACCCCAGGCTGCAAGGGGCAAGTCTAAGTCTCAGGACATATCAGATACAGCCTCATGGTGACTGTTAgtgacaccctctccccccacccataaCCTCAAGGACAATCAGGTGGCATCAGAGAGTGAGGAGTTCAGGAAGTGCcttgcccagcagagggaggacTGACTGGTGCCCTTTACCTGGACAGTGGTCCCACAGGCTGAGAGTGGGAAGCGATACACAACAAAGCCTTCATTCCTAGACACCGGGGCACATCTGCTGCCATGAGCGTTGACCAGGTGCACTGAGCTCAGGTCCAGGGGTGGCATGGTCACATCCCTTGAGATCGCAACTGAGAATTGGCCATCTGGGGTGCACTGCGCAGTCACTGGGGAAGAGCCATGCAGCATCTCAGCAGGGAGTGGCAGCCTCTGCTGGAGCCATTTGCCTGgggacccctcccacccccaccgtgAAGCAGGAGCCTCTAGACAGGGGAGGAGAAGACTAGCTAGAACTagtcctgccccctgacagtcaCTGGGATGAGAGTGACAGGACAGGCCTGGGCTCAAAGGGGCAGACTCCATCACTGGGTCCTAAAGCCCACCCAGGCCCTGGTCCCCAAGCCCCAACTGGTTTCTTCCTCCCAGACACCCTCCAGAATCTGTCTGCTATGGAGatgccccagggctccctgtggCAGAGGAAAGCCCTTGCTCACCCTGGTCTCCATAGTAGCAGGGAGTCAGCCTGTCACCGGGTTGGTAGCAGCAGCCCAGCTCCTCGCAGTCACCTCGTGTGATGGGTGGGGCAGCACACGGCAGCCGAGCCGAGGCCTGGACAGCAGAGCACACGCTAGGGCTCGGGGCATCCCGGGCTAGGGAGAGAGGCAAAGATGGGTGCTTGCTCAGACAGCCCTCCCCATTATTCACCCTAAAGGTGGGACCAGGAAACAGCATCTCCCATGGCCAAGTCCCTCCTCAGGGAGGTGGCTAACTCCTGGCAGCTGGTACAGCAAGGCCAGAGAcaaggtgtgacaaagtgggactgttcttaatgtttcctctgaatactgtgtgggtgcctcagtttcccctatgcattttgTAAGTCTCCAGCGTGCATACATGGCTGACAGTCTCCTGGCAATtaatggctggggcccttccccccctgcaaggggatagctaaaggtgaaccaagatcaggtgacctcctggcccaggaaagccacaaagcccagagaggaggggctggggagttTCAGTTTTGGGCTAGCTGGGA harbors:
- the LOC128828910 gene encoding zona pellucida sperm-binding protein 4-like, producing MTVQIEDPVASYKEELRCPNHLLARDAPSPSVCSAVQASARLPCAAPPITRGDCEELGCCYQPGDRLTPCYYGDQVTAQCTPDGQFSVAISRDVTMPPLDLSSVHLVNAHGSRCAPVSRNEGFVVYRFPLSACGTTVQASGDQWVYENELVADRQVLTSRSGSITRDSTFRLTIRCSYSAEDFLPVNVVVSTLPPPPPAVGQGPLALEMRLATDEHYSTYYTDREYPVVKFLRDPVHVEVRILQRTDPSLALVLHQCWATPSTNPLQQPEWPILVDGCPYEGDNYQTQLVPVSEASGLQFPSHHQRFIVSTFTFVDTTSQRALSGPVYFHCSASACMPSGLERCVVQCPTSLQGRTRRDSQSQAWWEEPLSLVTAEGPVDFHAGQEVEEDLVQEEGSHGLKPPVEWGEVLVPLVGAVAVVAVAVMVALGLRKLWGRRGHANGTTCA